One Streptococcus sp. zg-86 DNA window includes the following coding sequences:
- a CDS encoding CapA family protein, translated as MKRRRDRIGKRRRQQRKKWLGRLLWLPIVLGFLAGISYGGSILWSRFVPISSSSKDSSHLESEVTEQPVLSEQPVQTARIMAHGDLLYHDLIYWSALQADGQYDFTENFTYVKPWIEQADFAIADFEGTISQEYPLGGYPLFNAPVSVATAIQQTGYDLVDLAHNHILDSQLSGLLSTVDTFRQLGVDTVGVYRDGNRSTAPLYIKEVNGIKIAVLAYAYGFNGMEANLTQEEYENYLSDLNVDKIKSELERAEAEADITIVMPQMGIEYQLEPTEEQVTLYRQMVEWGADIIFGGHPHVAEPTEIIEKDGERKLIVYSMGNFLSNQRMETMEGVNNFQWTERGVLMDVTLEKKEGKTRIQTAKAHPTWVSRVPKEGTDLFTYQTFVLEDFIEGGPHRHQLDEETKARIDVAYQEMNDFMGLNW; from the coding sequence ATGAAGAGAAGACGAGATCGGATTGGAAAACGGAGGCGACAGCAACGGAAAAAATGGCTAGGACGCCTTTTATGGCTACCAATCGTTCTCGGTTTCCTTGCTGGAATTAGCTATGGTGGTAGCATTCTCTGGTCACGATTTGTTCCTATTTCTTCCTCAAGTAAGGACTCGTCTCATTTAGAATCGGAAGTGACAGAACAGCCTGTATTGTCTGAACAACCGGTTCAGACGGCAAGGATTATGGCGCATGGGGATTTGCTCTATCATGATCTTATCTACTGGAGTGCGTTACAAGCTGATGGTCAGTATGATTTTACAGAGAACTTTACCTATGTCAAACCTTGGATTGAGCAGGCTGATTTTGCCATAGCAGATTTTGAGGGAACCATTTCGCAAGAATATCCCTTGGGAGGCTATCCCTTGTTTAATGCCCCAGTCTCAGTTGCAACGGCTATTCAGCAGACAGGATATGATTTGGTTGATTTGGCCCACAATCACATCCTTGATTCTCAGTTATCTGGTTTGCTATCAACCGTCGATACTTTTAGGCAGCTTGGTGTGGATACCGTAGGGGTGTATCGTGATGGCAATCGCTCAACAGCACCTCTTTATATCAAGGAAGTGAATGGGATTAAAATTGCTGTCCTTGCCTATGCTTACGGTTTTAATGGCATGGAGGCAAACCTCACGCAAGAAGAATATGAAAACTATTTATCTGACCTTAATGTAGACAAGATTAAGTCTGAACTAGAACGAGCGGAAGCAGAAGCTGATATAACGATTGTCATGCCACAGATGGGGATTGAATACCAGTTAGAACCAACAGAAGAGCAAGTTACTCTCTATCGTCAAATGGTAGAATGGGGAGCAGACATCATTTTCGGAGGCCATCCACATGTAGCAGAACCAACGGAAATCATTGAAAAAGATGGCGAGCGAAAACTGATTGTTTATTCTATGGGGAATTTTTTGTCTAATCAGCGCATGGAAACTATGGAAGGGGTCAACAACTTCCAATGGACAGAACGTGGCGTTTTAATGGATGTTACCCTTGAAAAGAAAGAAGGAAAGACACGAATTCAGACGGCAAAAGCTCATCCGACCTGGGTCAGTCGTGTACCAAAAGAAGGAACGGACTTGTTTACCTATCAAACCTTTGTGCTAGAGGACTTTATAGAAGGCGGTCCACATCGTCATCAATTAGATGAAGAAACCAAGGCGCGAATTGATGTCGCCTATCAAGAGATGAACGACTTTATGGGATTAAACTGGTAA
- a CDS encoding Cof-type HAD-IIB family hydrolase — translation MKIKAVVTDMDGTFLDDRGGFDRTRFERVLEQLEKREIPFIVASGNGLERLLDLFVGFEDRIFFLAENGGLFYHKGQTIFRKILDRHLIEELIRHYQPRVADYCLMVSSDTTMYIDEQAPQPFEETDLAITAEQLQAFWDKIVRLPNLLELPADATITHAGFWVPEELVADLVTDCNEVFGEHLLAVTSGYGSVSILPKGVHKAWGLEQILQPLGIDASEVLAFGDSDNDLELLAYAGYSYAMENASERVQTTAKFCAPSHTEQGVLQVIEDLVLGAN, via the coding sequence ATGAAGATAAAAGCAGTTGTAACGGATATGGATGGGACCTTTTTAGATGATCGTGGAGGATTTGATCGTACTCGCTTTGAGCGGGTTTTGGAGCAATTGGAAAAGCGAGAGATTCCCTTTATTGTCGCAAGTGGCAATGGTCTGGAACGCTTGCTCGATCTTTTTGTGGGCTTTGAAGACCGGATTTTCTTTCTGGCGGAAAACGGTGGCCTCTTTTACCACAAGGGGCAAACGATTTTTCGTAAGATCTTGGACCGTCATCTAATAGAAGAATTGATTCGCCATTATCAACCAAGGGTAGCAGACTATTGTTTAATGGTTTCAAGTGATACGACGATGTATATTGATGAGCAGGCTCCCCAGCCTTTTGAGGAGACAGACTTAGCGATTACAGCAGAACAACTTCAGGCTTTTTGGGATAAGATTGTTCGTTTACCAAACTTACTTGAACTGCCAGCTGATGCTACGATTACCCATGCAGGTTTTTGGGTGCCAGAAGAGTTGGTTGCAGATTTGGTGACGGATTGTAATGAAGTTTTTGGAGAGCACTTGCTTGCTGTTACAAGTGGTTATGGTTCGGTGAGTATTTTACCAAAGGGTGTCCATAAGGCTTGGGGCTTGGAACAAATCTTGCAACCGCTTGGTATTGATGCTAGTGAAGTTCTGGCTTTTGGCGATAGTGACAATGACTTGGAACTGTTGGCCTATGCCGGCTATTCTTATGCCATGGAAAATGCATCTGAGCGTGTTCAGACTACTGCTAAATTCTGTGCACCGTCGCATACAGAACAAGGTGTCTTACAGGTGATAGAGGATCTTGTCTTAGGTGCTAACTAG
- a CDS encoding alpha/beta hydrolase has product MLAIVLLFLVFLSAVFLRPKLNQTSYVQSTIPTLFFHGYGSSANAEKHMTQAARKAGVTQTIIRADVDTEGQVTLLGEIPTGAINPIVEVNYQDNRNADYHQDARYAKAVVMKLQETYGFTKMNMVGHSMGNMSILFYLLDNAHDQNLPQLQKVVHIANHVNGLEGRDLPADPSLDEQTGQPKEMSTSYQELLALRDRYPKQQIDVLNVYGDLTDQSDGSVLNVSSKSLKYLVSERATSYTEERITGKGAQHSQLHENPEVDRLLLDFLWGVN; this is encoded by the coding sequence ATGCTTGCTATTGTCCTCCTTTTCCTTGTTTTTTTGAGTGCTGTCTTCCTACGTCCTAAACTGAATCAAACGAGCTATGTACAATCGACTATTCCTACCCTCTTTTTTCATGGTTATGGTAGTAGTGCGAATGCGGAGAAGCATATGACTCAAGCAGCGAGGAAAGCTGGAGTGACGCAGACTATTATTCGAGCAGATGTGGATACAGAAGGGCAGGTTACCTTGCTAGGAGAGATTCCGACAGGCGCAATCAATCCGATTGTCGAAGTGAATTATCAAGATAATCGGAATGCGGACTATCATCAAGATGCTCGTTATGCCAAGGCCGTTGTGATGAAATTACAAGAAACGTATGGATTTACAAAAATGAACATGGTTGGTCATTCGATGGGAAATATGTCTATTCTCTTTTATCTCTTGGATAATGCCCATGACCAAAATCTGCCTCAGTTGCAGAAGGTGGTCCATATTGCCAACCATGTCAATGGATTAGAAGGACGGGATTTGCCGGCAGATCCTAGTTTAGATGAACAGACGGGCCAGCCTAAGGAGATGAGTACTAGTTATCAAGAGTTGCTTGCGCTACGTGACCGATATCCAAAGCAACAAATAGATGTATTGAATGTCTATGGTGATTTGACAGACCAATCTGATGGTTCTGTTTTGAATGTCTCGTCAAAGAGTTTGAAATACTTGGTTTCTGAAAGAGCAACATCCTATACGGAAGAGAGGATAACTGGTAAAGGTGCCCAACATAGCCAATTACATGAGAATCCAGAAGTAGACAGACTATTGCTTGATTTTTTGTGGGGAGTAAATTAA
- a CDS encoding S8 family serine peptidase — MKKDSRKKQLVAMALLTTGILMMYTKQIEAQEEAPLNTSTEIPLNTETEKDHPLSPINKSEALSERYSSESKTPSHPPKTTLDPELDSTNITKIWEESQQGAGTITAVLDSELNSHHEVFSNTTLEKPKVKTEDDLNRLKNAANIDYGKWISSKIIFAHNYLKNNDDIAGTDTHGSHVSGIAVGESKQPMENGLKMTGVAPQSQLIFMKVIGGADELRAKAIIDAIHLGADSINMSYGKGGDSENNLHSEMVKAIQLAKDKGVFLVASAGNDRAFGDVFKKPLAENPDFGVVASPGLSKDVISVAAYQNPTIYSEYLTTSTQQKIALSTSQGLINGFDKTRQYQFVDAKFGREEDFKTIEPTDKIALIQRGEIGFADKIKNAIENKAAGVLIYNNVMEENITLPLPEKLGKIPSGFISQKDAQALLQNKSQTLSFHKNYQVFQNPGGNQIANFSSWGLTADGHLKPDITAPGGFTSSASFKGNDYELINGTSAAAPHVAGLVNLLKPIYQKRFPDKTPQELATFIKQMMMSSATAIFNEQEKAYISPRQQGAGLVDARKAALATAYVTDQNNNSKIHLGDIRSTFNLVAKIHNLSLVPTKFYYTAHIATDKVDGQYFALAPKHLLTTEMKEILVPANTTLDINIPIDVKQFHYDLTKLMPNGYFLEGFIRFMTSPNGSEVMSIPFIGFRGTSKFADLRAMEQSIYDKPNKTFYYERPKYLQDGEFEVDEFKEFKAQNFTALLSQYGSWRYVQESQRPDFIEEESLEFRSTTVLGTYDKLGTQNIKKLLIKDGKPYLALSPNGDGVMDTVEFRGTLLRNVKDLKAKVYRQSDLTTAIWESPEASKADKHYSELIDKTGTATTFEKTRWDGKDRNGKYVGDGNYVYRVVFTPVSEGAKEQHMDFDLVLNTIPPVLPTSASYDAISRTVRIRPIQQSNNHSPIFRARLSYTDIEDGIPVIRYIEPKQDGTFTIPNTFTNEAEEMVELTLEHLTYVVEDFAGNYSHIKLTDILNKENNLPSTSKKDTSKKDKLENDVSKKEKVSCTLAPTITKNSTENAITSKTSLVISSFNKNQETKYSEKVVYDAHLQLPKTGDSAKHLTLLKIIGLAFCFILHLVFYRKKEK; from the coding sequence GTGAAAAAAGATAGTCGAAAAAAACAATTAGTTGCTATGGCACTATTAACGACCGGTATACTCATGATGTATACAAAACAAATAGAAGCCCAAGAAGAAGCTCCACTGAACACCTCAACAGAAATACCATTAAATACTGAAACAGAAAAAGACCACCCTCTATCACCTATCAACAAATCTGAAGCTCTGTCAGAAAGATATTCTTCAGAATCCAAAACACCTTCTCATCCCCCAAAAACTACTCTTGATCCCGAGCTAGACAGCACTAATATTACAAAAATTTGGGAAGAGAGCCAGCAAGGAGCTGGTACAATAACAGCAGTTCTTGACAGCGAATTAAATAGTCATCATGAGGTTTTTTCAAATACCACTCTTGAAAAACCTAAAGTAAAAACAGAAGATGACTTAAACAGATTGAAAAATGCCGCAAACATTGATTACGGTAAATGGATTTCATCTAAAATTATTTTTGCCCATAACTACCTTAAAAACAACGATGATATAGCAGGAACAGACACACATGGAAGCCATGTATCTGGTATTGCAGTTGGGGAAAGCAAACAACCTATGGAAAATGGGTTGAAAATGACAGGTGTTGCTCCTCAATCTCAACTGATTTTTATGAAAGTAATTGGAGGGGCTGATGAATTAAGAGCCAAAGCTATTATTGATGCCATCCATTTAGGAGCTGATAGTATCAATATGAGCTATGGAAAGGGAGGAGATTCTGAAAATAATCTACATTCCGAGATGGTAAAAGCCATTCAATTGGCAAAAGATAAAGGAGTTTTCTTAGTTGCTAGTGCAGGAAACGATCGGGCCTTTGGAGATGTTTTTAAAAAACCTTTAGCAGAAAATCCAGACTTTGGTGTTGTCGCTTCCCCAGGTTTATCAAAAGATGTCATCAGCGTAGCCGCCTATCAAAATCCTACTATCTATAGCGAATATTTGACAACATCCACACAGCAAAAAATAGCTCTTTCAACCAGCCAAGGTTTAATAAACGGATTTGATAAAACCAGACAATATCAGTTCGTTGATGCTAAATTCGGAAGAGAAGAAGACTTTAAAACGATTGAGCCCACAGATAAAATTGCTTTAATTCAACGTGGAGAAATTGGATTCGCTGATAAGATTAAGAACGCCATTGAAAATAAAGCTGCAGGAGTGCTCATCTATAATAATGTAATGGAAGAAAATATAACCTTACCTTTACCTGAAAAATTAGGCAAAATACCTTCCGGCTTTATTAGTCAAAAAGACGCTCAAGCCTTATTACAAAATAAGTCTCAAACATTATCATTTCATAAAAACTACCAAGTCTTTCAAAATCCTGGTGGAAACCAAATAGCTAACTTCTCCAGCTGGGGACTTACTGCTGATGGTCATTTAAAGCCCGACATTACTGCCCCAGGAGGCTTCACTTCCTCAGCTTCTTTCAAAGGTAACGACTATGAATTGATTAATGGTACGAGCGCTGCAGCCCCCCATGTTGCCGGTTTAGTAAATCTTTTGAAACCTATCTACCAAAAACGCTTTCCAGATAAAACACCTCAAGAACTAGCAACATTCATAAAGCAGATGATGATGAGTTCAGCGACTGCTATTTTTAATGAACAAGAAAAGGCCTATATCTCACCACGTCAACAAGGAGCCGGTTTAGTAGACGCTCGAAAGGCAGCTCTTGCCACAGCCTATGTAACGGACCAAAATAATAATAGCAAGATACATCTTGGCGACATACGAAGCACCTTTAATCTAGTAGCAAAAATTCATAATCTCAGTTTAGTTCCTACTAAGTTTTATTATACAGCGCACATAGCTACTGACAAGGTTGACGGCCAATACTTTGCACTTGCACCAAAGCATTTATTAACAACAGAAATGAAAGAAATCCTTGTTCCGGCTAATACGACTCTAGACATTAATATACCAATCGATGTCAAGCAGTTTCATTACGATCTCACAAAACTGATGCCTAACGGCTATTTTTTGGAAGGCTTTATTCGTTTTATGACATCCCCAAATGGTTCTGAAGTAATGAGCATTCCTTTCATTGGTTTTCGTGGCACTAGTAAGTTTGCTGATTTAAGAGCAATGGAACAATCTATCTATGACAAACCAAATAAAACATTTTATTACGAACGTCCTAAATATTTACAAGATGGAGAATTTGAAGTAGATGAATTCAAAGAATTTAAGGCACAAAATTTTACAGCTCTCCTTAGCCAATATGGATCCTGGAGATATGTCCAAGAATCTCAGCGCCCAGACTTTATTGAAGAAGAATCTTTAGAATTTCGTTCTACAACTGTTTTAGGAACTTATGATAAACTTGGTACCCAAAACATCAAAAAACTACTTATAAAAGACGGCAAACCCTATTTAGCACTTTCACCAAATGGAGATGGTGTCATGGATACTGTTGAATTTAGAGGAACACTCTTACGAAATGTAAAGGACTTAAAGGCCAAGGTCTATCGTCAATCTGATCTCACAACCGCTATTTGGGAAAGTCCAGAAGCCTCAAAAGCTGATAAACATTACAGCGAGTTAATCGATAAAACAGGAACTGCGACTACTTTTGAGAAGACTAGATGGGATGGAAAAGATCGGAACGGTAAATATGTTGGCGATGGAAACTATGTTTATCGTGTTGTATTTACCCCAGTTTCTGAGGGAGCAAAAGAACAGCACATGGATTTCGACTTGGTACTCAACACTATCCCACCCGTATTGCCCACTTCAGCAAGCTATGATGCTATTTCTCGAACAGTCCGAATAAGACCCATTCAGCAATCGAACAATCACTCTCCTATTTTTCGTGCACGCTTATCCTATACTGATATAGAAGATGGTATCCCAGTTATTCGCTACATAGAACCTAAACAAGACGGCACTTTTACCATTCCCAACACATTCACCAATGAAGCAGAAGAAATGGTTGAATTGACACTTGAACATCTAACCTATGTTGTTGAAGATTTTGCAGGTAATTATTCACATATTAAACTAACAGATATTCTCAATAAAGAAAATAATCTACCTAGCACCTCCAAAAAAGATACTTCTAAAAAGGATAAGCTCGAAAATGATGTTTCTAAAAAAGAAAAAGTCTCATGTACCTTAGCACCAACCATAACAAAAAATTCAACGGAGAATGCTATAACTTCTAAAACAAGTTTAGTCATATCTAGCTTTAACAAAAATCAAGAAACGAAGTATTCAGAAAAAGTCGTGTACGATGCACATCTTCAACTTCCTAAAACAGGCGATTCAGCCAAACATCTAACACTATTGAAGATAATCGGTTTAGCCTTCTGCTTTATTTTACATTTAGTGTTTTATCGTAAAAAAGAGAAATAG
- a CDS encoding ABC transporter permease, translating into MKRYVKLYYYNVKAFLIAAMSYRMDFFIGLLSSLVEQIVYLIFLNVLFGNIKEIGGFSYGQMLFIYGISTIGRSVHLIFFDNLWMFGSRYIREGEFERLMILPVNPLFQLISERVQLQGIGTTLVGIIATSKAYHLLQLHWGVTDYLLFTLSCICIGLLYAAIQLGPTALAFWTVESFPITMGIFSLNQMAQYPIRIYPTAIQILLTLVFPYAFTSYFPALHFLNISSIGILLPLVVLTIFSINYTLFRYGMKKFSSVGN; encoded by the coding sequence ATGAAACGATACGTAAAACTTTACTATTACAATGTCAAGGCCTTTTTGATTGCTGCCATGTCCTATCGTATGGACTTCTTCATCGGACTACTGTCATCTCTCGTCGAACAAATTGTCTATCTTATCTTCTTAAATGTCCTTTTTGGTAATATCAAGGAAATTGGAGGCTTTTCTTATGGCCAAATGCTCTTTATCTACGGCATTTCAACCATTGGACGGTCTGTTCATTTGATTTTCTTTGATAATTTATGGATGTTTGGCAGTCGCTATATTCGTGAAGGAGAATTTGAGCGATTGATGATTTTACCTGTCAACCCCCTCTTTCAACTGATTTCAGAACGAGTGCAATTGCAAGGAATCGGAACAACTCTGGTCGGGATCATTGCAACCAGCAAGGCCTATCACCTCTTACAACTCCATTGGGGAGTGACAGATTATCTCTTGTTTACCCTAAGTTGTATCTGTATCGGCCTGCTCTACGCAGCCATTCAGCTAGGACCAACTGCTCTTGCCTTCTGGACAGTCGAATCCTTCCCCATTACCATGGGAATTTTCTCACTCAATCAAATGGCGCAATATCCGATTCGCATTTACCCAACCGCCATCCAAATTCTCCTTACCCTCGTCTTCCCTTACGCCTTTACCTCCTACTTCCCTGCCCTTCATTTCCTAAACATCAGTTCCATCGGAATCCTCCTCCCCCTCGTCGTCCTCACCATCTTCAGCATAAACTACACCCTATTTCGATACGGCATGAAAAAATTCAGCAGTGTAGGGAATTAA
- a CDS encoding ABC transporter permease — MTKYLHVTKQMLLLQLQYKSFFLATLISMLLKILVSLFVWKTIFASQSEVNGYSLATFTTYIIFANLLNNLNNFGIGRDLARSIVRGDITGELLYPYSPITALFFQDFGLKIIEAGKFILVLLVVPMVNPNFYLPDIKTLGIFVLTSLIGMFMVQLMDLGFGLLSFYTVNTWGLFILREGIFNLSAGVLLPLSFYPAPIAKLLSFLPYSFAVNFPITVLLGKEVHPGLFWLQLIWAPLLAGLMYVLWQGAKKRLVIFGG, encoded by the coding sequence ATGACTAAGTACCTTCATGTCACAAAACAGATGTTGTTGCTTCAATTGCAGTACAAGTCCTTTTTCCTAGCAACCCTGATTTCCATGTTGCTAAAAATACTGGTATCTCTATTTGTGTGGAAGACGATTTTCGCTAGTCAATCGGAGGTCAATGGTTACAGCCTTGCAACCTTTACGACCTATATTATCTTTGCCAATCTCTTGAACAATCTCAATAATTTTGGAATCGGACGCGATCTGGCTAGATCTATCGTCAGAGGGGATATTACAGGCGAACTGCTCTATCCCTACTCCCCCATTACCGCCCTTTTCTTTCAAGATTTCGGTCTGAAAATCATCGAAGCTGGAAAATTCATATTGGTGTTACTGGTCGTTCCGATGGTCAATCCTAACTTTTATTTGCCGGACATAAAAACCTTAGGTATCTTTGTTCTGACTAGCCTGATTGGAATGTTCATGGTGCAATTGATGGATTTGGGCTTTGGACTGCTCTCCTTTTACACCGTCAACACATGGGGACTCTTTATCTTGCGAGAAGGTATTTTCAACCTATCAGCAGGCGTGCTCTTACCCTTAAGTTTTTATCCAGCGCCAATTGCCAAACTACTCAGCTTTTTACCTTATAGTTTTGCAGTTAATTTTCCGATTACTGTCCTATTGGGAAAAGAAGTGCATCCTGGCCTTTTCTGGCTACAATTGATTTGGGCCCCTCTTCTAGCTGGACTGATGTATGTCCTTTGGCAAGGGGCTAAAAAACGCTTGGTCATTTTTGGAGGGTAG
- a CDS encoding ABC transporter ATP-binding protein, which translates to MIEAHHLSKTYTIVDKEAGLLGSIKSFFQPKKRYIPAVQDISLSVQKGEIIGYIGSNGSGKSTTIKMLTGVLYPDQGQVLINGLEPVKERTAVNRQIGVLFGQKSHLKWDIPVIESFFLHAKIYDVPNQLYQERLTRLTKLLELESILHQPIRNLSLGQRVKCEFAAIFLHQPAVVFLDEPTIGLDASVKELIRNFIRTMNEEYQTTFLITSHDMQDIETLCKRIVIIDKGQKVYDGSLIHLKENFSKVKTIAFTSHTAIETPLEAPYLEWEQVDSHHFEIHYQTEHHSNAHIIQLAFTHYPIDDVTMKEVTIEQIVKRIYEGGLHD; encoded by the coding sequence ATGATCGAAGCACATCATTTATCAAAAACTTACACGATTGTTGATAAGGAAGCGGGCCTACTAGGCTCAATAAAATCCTTCTTTCAGCCTAAAAAACGCTATATTCCAGCAGTTCAGGATATTTCCCTATCCGTTCAAAAAGGAGAAATCATTGGCTATATCGGCTCAAATGGGAGCGGAAAATCGACAACCATCAAAATGCTAACTGGAGTGCTGTATCCCGATCAAGGGCAGGTCTTGATTAACGGTCTGGAACCAGTCAAGGAACGAACGGCTGTCAATCGGCAAATCGGTGTCTTATTTGGCCAAAAATCCCACCTCAAATGGGATATTCCTGTCATCGAATCCTTCTTTCTTCATGCCAAGATTTACGATGTTCCAAACCAACTTTACCAAGAACGCCTCACACGTCTGACAAAACTTTTGGAATTAGAGAGTATTCTCCATCAGCCCATTCGCAATCTTTCACTCGGTCAGCGGGTCAAGTGTGAATTTGCGGCTATTTTCCTCCACCAACCTGCTGTCGTCTTTTTAGATGAGCCAACTATTGGACTGGATGCCAGTGTCAAGGAGTTGATTCGCAACTTCATCCGCACCATGAATGAGGAATACCAAACGACTTTTCTGATTACCTCTCATGATATGCAAGACATCGAAACCCTCTGCAAGCGCATTGTCATCATTGATAAGGGGCAGAAAGTCTATGACGGCAGCCTCATCCATTTAAAAGAGAATTTTTCCAAGGTCAAAACCATTGCCTTTACAAGCCATACAGCGATTGAAACACCGCTAGAAGCTCCTTATCTTGAATGGGAACAAGTGGATTCACATCATTTTGAGATTCATTACCAGACAGAACACCATAGCAATGCCCACATTATTCAGTTGGCTTTCACCCATTATCCTATTGATGATGTCACCATGAAGGAAGTCACGATTGAACAGATTGTCAAGCGCATTTACGAGGGGGGCTTACATGACTAA
- a CDS encoding TetR/AcrR family transcriptional regulator, with protein MTDRRREETKKSIFQAMILCLQHQSFNDITTTHLAQTAGISRSSFYTHYRDKYQVIEDYQEALFVEIEEIMTQYDRDRKEVFLEIFVLLSREQLLSALLTHNGSQEIQSFLINKVRLFINNDVADNNRLELLSEVEKDYHSIYFAHAFFGIVQAWINKGKLESPTEMTALIMKLLP; from the coding sequence ATGACGGATAGAAGACGTGAGGAAACCAAAAAATCAATTTTTCAAGCTATGATTCTTTGTTTACAGCACCAATCCTTTAACGATATTACAACGACACATTTAGCACAAACTGCTGGGATTAGCCGCTCTAGTTTTTATACCCATTACCGAGATAAATATCAAGTAATCGAAGACTATCAAGAAGCCCTGTTTGTCGAGATAGAAGAAATTATGACCCAGTATGATCGCGACCGCAAAGAAGTTTTCCTTGAAATCTTCGTCCTCCTCTCTCGTGAACAACTCCTATCTGCCCTCCTCACACACAATGGTAGCCAAGAAATCCAATCCTTTCTCATCAACAAGGTTCGCCTCTTCATCAACAATGACGTAGCAGATAACAATCGTCTCGAACTCCTGTCTGAAGTAGAAAAAGACTACCATAGTATCTATTTCGCCCATGCATTCTTTGGCATTGTTCAGGCCTGGATTAACAAGGGAAAACTAGAATCACCAACTGAAATGACTGCCCTCATCATGAAATTATTGCCCTAA